The nucleotide window TTTCACGCTTTTGCACGTGTGAATAATGGGATTTCCCATGCATGGCAGAGAGCGCTGCTGTTTTTCCTAGCAGACGTTTAAGCGCGACGTCTCCAAGGCAAACAATGATGCGCGGACGAACTTCGGCAATTTGATAATCAAGAAGGGCTGCGTGGGCAAAAAGTTCTTTTTCCGTCGGTTTCCGATTTATTTTTTTCATGACGGGGGTTCCGTTTGGACGGCGCTCCCCCCATTTGAAAGGGCGACTGCGCACCGCGCTCGTGATGTAGACGTCTTTGCGCGCAAGACCAAGCGCCGTTAGATAGCTGTCCAAAACGTTTCCTGATCGGCCGCAGAACGGCTCGCCGGTTTCCGCTTCTTTTTCGCCCGGAGCTTCGCCGATAAACATAATATCAGCAACTTCATTTCCCGCCCCGGTTAGGAATCCTTCAAGTTGATGGCCTTTGAGGTCGGTTTGGCATTGCTCTATGATGTGCGCGGGGAACTCCATCAGCGCTACTCTCCTTTTTTGGCATCTCTAAATACTTCGCCATCGCATATAAGCTCTGATTGACCGGTGTTTCTATGTTGCATGATTGCCCCATTCAATAACTTTTTTGCGAAATAGTCATTTTCTGTTTTGCGCCCTTTTGCAATAACATGGCATACACGGAGCCGACTGCACCGATGCCTACCATGCAACATTCCTTATGTTTGTCATATTGTCCCGCCTTTTTGTCGTTGTTTTTTAAAAAATGATAACTTGTGTTTTTGTCAAACGTGGCATATAATGGTGGTAGATAGAGTATGACTAAAAGGAACCACGATGGGTTAACATCGAGGTTCCGATGAGCTACACCGCATAGAAGTGGCGGCGGCATCAGGAAAGTAATCCCCTTCCTTATCCCAAATTCACAGGTGAGGGGATTACTTTTTTCTAGTTATCAGGATGACGACTGAAACAATCCCGACCACCATTGTGGTGAATGAGATCATCAGTATCAAACCTTGATACAAAGTAATCACGTGAGGCAACACCTCCCCTCATGCCAAGGGACGGTCAACGAGATGCCACCACCTCATCCTGCTTATGTAACTCAAATCTATTGTATCATATCTGTATATTTATCGGTAATAGAACCTTTAACAATACAAATTTTTAAAAATTACAAATAATATGCTGGAATACTGGCAACTTTAATTGTATTAACCGTGGAAAAGCTTCTTATTATATTGACTGACGGGCTACATCCGGCTACGTCCGTTACGGCATCTTCCGTTAGGGCATCATCCCGGACGGTCCGTGGTGACCTAACACCTTTCGCCTACTTCCGTTAGGGCATCCTCGTCTAGCCGTATGCCTTCCCCACGAAAAAAAAGCCCTCCTACGAGGGCGTGCCAATTATATTGCACTTCTATTGTTCGTCGTCGTTGTCTGCGTCTTCTTCGTCGTCTTCATCGCCGGCTTCATCCGACTCAGCAGCAGGGTCTTCGTCTTCCGAAGGTTCTTCTTCATCGTCCTCACGGTCTCCTTCGGATGGATCCGTCTCTGCATCGAGTCCTTCTTCCTCATCGAAGATCATTTCCGAAATGGTTTGGTGCAACATCTCTTCAGGATTGAACGCGACACCGTCTTGACGGACTTCAAAGTGAACGTGAACGCCGGCATCTCGGTTATACGTATTTTCTCCGGCTGTGCCGATAACATCTCCTTTTGCAACGACATCACCTTCTTCAACGTCCAAGTCCTCCAAACTATGATAGGCAGTCACGAGTTCATCTTCATGACGAAGTTCAACGACATTCCCC belongs to Salicibibacter cibi and includes:
- a CDS encoding uracil-DNA glycosylase, whose product is MEFPAHIIEQCQTDLKGHQLEGFLTGAGNEVADIMFIGEAPGEKEAETGEPFCGRSGNVLDSYLTALGLARKDVYITSAVRSRPFKWGERRPNGTPVMKKINRKPTEKELFAHAALLDYQIAEVRPRIIVCLGDVALKRLLGKTAALSAMHGKSHYSHVQKREKDTYQWSAETYAVFGLYHPAAVFYNPSIRKVIDEDLHALKKLIESM